CCGGACCTCCGCCTTTTGCGGTGGTTCCTCATGGCCGAATTTCTCCTCCAGGAAATGGTAGCCCTTCACCGCGCCGATGATCAGACCGATGGTCAGCACCATGAGCCAAGCCGCGGACCATTGGTTGCCGCCGGATTCCTGCTTCTGTTCCTTCTTGCGTGGATCCTTCACCGGGCGTTTCGCCGCCGGCAGGACCGGCTCGCCTCCGGAGAACATCGGCTGCCAGGCCTCCCCGCTCACATAGGAGGCGGGTTCCAGCGCGTTCAGCCAAGGTTCGGCATCCACCTTCAGGTATTCGCTGTACTGGCGGAGGAAACTTTTCGCATACGTGGGGCTGGTGAAGACGGAGAAATCCTCCGCTTCCAGCGCCTCCACCACGCTGCGGGGGATGCGGGTGCGGAACACGACGTCATCCACCTCCAGGTCCGCCGCCTCCCGGGCCTCGCGCAGCCGCTTGCCGATCTGGTAACAGACTTCCTCCACGGAACCATATCATACATGGATCACCCCGCGGCGCAAGCACGCGGCATTGCCATTTGACGGCGTGGCGGCTTGGAGGCATCCTCCGCCGCGATGTCTGCTCCGAAACACGTGCTCTTCGTCTGCACCGGCAATACCTGCCGCAGCCCCATGGCGGAGGGTCTGTTCCGGAAGGCGGCCGCCGGGCGCGGTGACTACGCCGTCAGCTCCGCCGGTGTCTCCGCATCGAAGGGCACACCCGCCAGTCCGGAGACGGTCATGATCCTGAAAAAGCGCGGCGCGGATCTCGGCAAGTTCGGCAGCCGTCTGGTGTCGAAGGCCATCCTGGAGGAGGCCACCCATGTTTTCGCCATGACGCGCAGCCACCTCCAGACCCTGGAGGCGCGTTTCCCGGAGTATTCGGACAAGTTCCACCTCGTCCGTGAATTCGCCGGCATTCCGGAAAAAGGCGGCCACATCGACGTCCCGGACCCCATCGGCATGGGCAATGCCGCCTACATGGAAACCGCACGGGTGCTGGAGGAAGCCATCCCCACCATCATCGCCTACATCGACAGCACGCACAAGGCGTGACGGGCGTGTGCCTCCGGTTCCGCTCCGGCACTGGCGGATTCCGAGGGGGTAACTTTTGCCTTGGATGCCCCGCATCCGCTTCCTAGAGTGCCCCGGCGACAGCTACCATTCCATGGCCAAAAAAGACTTCACGATCCTCAACAAACTCGGCATCCACGCGCGGCCCGCAGCCCAGTTCGTCAAAACAGCGAACCGCTTCCAATCCGATATTTTCGTGGAAAAAGACGGCGAAGAGGTCGATGGCAAGAGCATCATGGGCCTGATGATGCTGGCCGCAGGCCACGGCTCCGTCATTTCCGTCAATGCGGAAGGCACGGACGCGGACGCCGCGCTCGCCGCCATCGGGGACCTGATCGAGCGCAAGTTCGAGGAAGATTGACCACCCTCCGGGGATGGGAGGTGATATGGCCTCCCGAAATTTGATCCTTGCCCGGGAGGCGGTGGGACGACCACGCTGGGGTAGATAAGAAATGGTGGCGCGCGAACCTGAGCGGGAAATCATCTACGAGGGTATTCCAGCCTCGCCGGGCATCGCCATATCCCCGGTTCATGTCATCGCCAGGGGCTTTTCCGCACCGGAGGTCTATGAGATCGACGAGGAGGATGTGGAGGGCGAGCAACAGCGCTTCCGCGACGCGGTTGATCTGACGAAGCAGCAGCTCGTCGAGCTGCAGAACCGCCTGGAGAGCCTGGCGGGGGATGCGGAGCAGGCCATTTTCGAGGCCCACGTGATGCTGCTGGAGGATAAGGCGGTCACGGAGAAAGTCATCGACGCGATCAGCAGGCGGCAGCAGAACGCGGAATACGCCTTCTACGCCGTGATGCAGAATTTCCTGGAGGCCATGCGGCGTATTTCCGACCCGTACCTCCGCGAGCGCACGGCGGACATCGAGGACGTTTCCCAGCGTGTCCTGAGGAATTTCCGCCCGGATGAAGAGGTGCGCCCGGCGATGCCGGATGACCGCCATATCCTGGTGGCCTATGATCTTTCCCCGTCGGACACGGCGTCGATGGACCGCAAGCACGTGCTCGGCTTCGCCACGGAGCAGGGGAGCGTGAACGCCCACACCGCCATCCTCGCCCGTGCCTTGGGCATCCCCGCCGTCGTCGGTCTGGACGGCGCGGTCATCGACATCCAGGCACTGGCCCCGGCCATCCTCGATGGCTACACCGGAAAACTCATCCTCCACCCCAGCGAGGAGACACGCCGTCACTACGATGAACTCCAGGCGAGCAAGGAACGTGTCCGCACCGCCCTGGAAAAGATGCGCGGAAAGGCCACGGAAACGACCGATGGCCGCGCGCTCACCGTTTCCGCCAACATCGAGCTGGTGAACGAGCTTTCCCTGGTGAAGAGCAGCGGCGCGAAAGGCGTCGGCCTCTACCGCACCGAGTTCCTCCTCCTCAACAGCGGCGGAAAGGAAATGCCTGATGAACTCCAGCAGGAGGAAGTCTATGCCCGCGTGGCGAAGGCCATGGCACCGCACCCGGTCATCATCCGCACGCTGGACGCCGGTGGTGACAAGCTGCCCGTGGAACCGACCGATCCGGAGCCGAACCCATTCCTCGGCTGGCGCGGCATCCGCGTTTCCCTTTCCCGTCCGGCCATGTTCCGGGACCAGCTCCGCGCCATCCTCCGCGCCAGCGCGAAGGGGAAAATGGCCGTCATGTTCCCGCTCATCTCCGGTCTGTCGGAAGTCCGGCAGGGCCGTGAGATGCTCAACCGCTGCATGGATGAGCTGGACAAGGAAGGCGTCCCCTTCGACCCGAAGCTGCCCATGGGCATCATGATCGAGGTTCCGTCCGCCGCTGTCTGCGCGGACATCCTCGCTCCGGAGGTCGATTTCTTCTCCATCGGCACGAATGACCTGATCCAGTACACGGTCGCCGTGGACCGGGTGAACCCCCACGTCGCGGACCTCTACCGGCCCACCCACCCCGCGGTCATCCGCCTGATCAAGCGCACCATC
This genomic stretch from Akkermansiaceae bacterium harbors:
- a CDS encoding HPr family phosphocarrier protein, producing MAKKDFTILNKLGIHARPAAQFVKTANRFQSDIFVEKDGEEVDGKSIMGLMMLAAGHGSVISVNAEGTDADAALAAIGDLIERKFEED
- the ptsP gene encoding phosphoenolpyruvate--protein phosphotransferase, whose translation is MVAREPEREIIYEGIPASPGIAISPVHVIARGFSAPEVYEIDEEDVEGEQQRFRDAVDLTKQQLVELQNRLESLAGDAEQAIFEAHVMLLEDKAVTEKVIDAISRRQQNAEYAFYAVMQNFLEAMRRISDPYLRERTADIEDVSQRVLRNFRPDEEVRPAMPDDRHILVAYDLSPSDTASMDRKHVLGFATEQGSVNAHTAILARALGIPAVVGLDGAVIDIQALAPAILDGYTGKLILHPSEETRRHYDELQASKERVRTALEKMRGKATETTDGRALTVSANIELVNELSLVKSSGAKGVGLYRTEFLLLNSGGKEMPDELQQEEVYARVAKAMAPHPVIIRTLDAGGDKLPVEPTDPEPNPFLGWRGIRVSLSRPAMFRDQLRAILRASAKGKMAVMFPLISGLSEVRQGREMLNRCMDELDKEGVPFDPKLPMGIMIEVPSAAVCADILAPEVDFFSIGTNDLIQYTVAVDRVNPHVADLYRPTHPAVIRLIKRTIDAGLDNGIWTGICGEIAGDIRLTPLLIGLRVEELSVGPLQVSRVGQAIRSLSHADCAAMAAEALKLSNSQAIMDLSLGLARKHYGDLLD
- a CDS encoding low molecular weight protein arginine phosphatase, coding for MSAPKHVLFVCTGNTCRSPMAEGLFRKAAAGRGDYAVSSAGVSASKGTPASPETVMILKKRGADLGKFGSRLVSKAILEEATHVFAMTRSHLQTLEARFPEYSDKFHLVREFAGIPEKGGHIDVPDPIGMGNAAYMETARVLEEAIPTIIAYIDSTHKA
- a CDS encoding helix-turn-helix domain-containing protein, with translation MEEVCYQIGKRLREAREAADLEVDDVVFRTRIPRSVVEALEAEDFSVFTSPTYAKSFLRQYSEYLKVDAEPWLNALEPASYVSGEAWQPMFSGGEPVLPAAKRPVKDPRKKEQKQESGGNQWSAAWLMVLTIGLIIGAVKGYHFLEEKFGHEEPPQKAEVREDGIPAAPAEELEPRPQVPVSTSAPGQPDVSHTTAGVPHEEPQRNPPRALIIRE